A genomic stretch from Gopherus flavomarginatus isolate rGopFla2 chromosome 3, rGopFla2.mat.asm, whole genome shotgun sequence includes:
- the LOC127047246 gene encoding uncharacterized protein LOC127047246, with protein sequence MLLWEPSISPYPSLTFKLLALILIALRVRLSASWNSKLDYTLLHGANTAASAWTIYKTQEHEGHLGQLDQATGFISGAQMTEEKAGIGALHTISALSIVTQDRLKQMVHQVATSGKALQWDQACLEVQDYLNTILFSLRKDLEQQRWPTALTNTSGIPLDLWPWRHTWKFSKWKCWCSQCSFRAYGPVKGFWAPTFHILPGPWGGCLWDWVIHRDVWEIKTPGGPNRFLIGAPAITPDLWIGLGDLWTYWPLQPPQLQCFRKLHPGEVVTVHHRVCWEGPGNLQDLASHILLSANSSCVHVNSSIIHDVAFNLHTSSGTHNIYWPAEKDYQVYLEFQVPFNWTSVVPDRFHSLFSLLPDIQSISQFQTQIHYLKTVYQKAVNALQTVHLVSTLCVKGDVLCQFTKSFQSPQKHSWYVWLLFAIDAVTFVCLCCWCCCNCLSHCTCPSTTSRSYTPPQLVSLNPLMESTLANEDRLHYATLNASLKKPPMPTFQT encoded by the coding sequence ATGCTACTTTGGGAACCGTCCATTTCTCCCtacccctcactcactttcaaatTACTAGCACTTATTCTAATTGCTCTAAGGGTGCGGCTATCCGCCTCATGGAACAGCAAGCTCGACTACACTCTGCTGCatggtgctaacactgcagcatcagcATGGACTATTTACAAAACACAGGAACATGAGGGTCACTTGGGACAACTAGACCAGGCCACGGGATTTATCTCTGGGGCTCAGATGACTGAGGAGAAGGCCGGTATAGGCGCACTCCATACTATTTCGGCACTAAGTATTGTTACCCAGGACCGGCTTAAGCAAATGGTCCACCAGGTTGCTACgtcaggaaaggcattgcagtgggatcaagcGTGTTTAGAAGTCCAGGACTATCTCAACACTATCCTTTTTTCCTTACGCAAGGATCTTGAACAGCAGcgttggcccactgcccttaccaATACATCTGGTATACCCCtcgatttgtggccatggagacatacGTGGAAATTCTCTAAATGGAAGTGTTGGTGCTCACAgtgttccttccgggcttatggacccgtgaaaggattttgggcccccactttTCATATTCTTCCAGGCCCTTGGGGTGGTTGCttgtgggactgggtaattcaTCGAGACGTTTGGGAAATTAAAACACCTGGCGgtcctaaccgcttcttaatCGGTGCCCCAGCTATAACCCCTGACCTTTGGATAGGTCTAGGtgatctctggacctattggccttTACAGCCCCCACAACTGCAATGTTTTAGAAAACTACACCCCGGAGAGGTAGTAACTGTTCATCACCGAGTATGTTGGGAAGGTCCTGGTAATCTACAGGACCTAGCTTCCCATATCCTATTGTCTGCTAATAGCAGTTGCGTTCATGTCAATTCCTCAATCATACACGATGTGGCTTTTAACCTCCACACCAGCTCAGGTACTCACAACATTTACTGGCCCGCAGAAAAGGATTATCAGGTTTATTTGGAATTTCAGGTTCCTTTTAATTGGACCTCTGTTGTCCCCGACCGGTTCCATTCATTGTTTTCTCTCCTACCAGACATTCAATCTATTTCACAATTTCAAACTCAAATTCACTATCTAAAAACTGTTTACCAGAAAGCTGTAAACGCTCTCCAAACTGTTCATTTAGTCTCTACCCTCTGTGTTAAAGGTGATGTTCTATGCCAATTCACAAAAAGTTTCCAGTCACCCCAAAAACACTCTTGGTATGTATGGCTTCTTTTTGCCATTGATGCGGTTACCTTTGTATGCCtttgctgttggtgttgctgtaaTTGCTTGTCACATTGTACTTGTCCTAGTACAACTTCCCGTTCCtataccccaccacagttagtatCCCTTAACCCATTAATGGAATCGACTTTAGCCAATGAGGATCGCCTGCATTATGCCACGCTGAATGCTTCCTTAAAAAAGCCACCTATGCCAACATTCCAAACTTAA